GCCGGGTCATGCGCAGCATCTCACACCACCTCCTTGACCTCGACGTCGTCCTCGACATCCAGGTGCGGATCGTGGGGCCGCGCGGGGCGCACGAGCACCGGGCGCAGGATCGATGTGACGGCGTACACCGCGATGGCCAGCACGACGATCGTCGCACCCGGCGAGAGCGGCACGAAGTACGTGATCGAGAGCCCGACGACGCACACCGCCACCCCGACCGCCATCGCGCCGCGCATGGTGGCGGTGAATGAGCGCGCGAGCAGCTGGCTCGTCGCGACCGGCACGATCATCAGGGCGGAGACCAGCAGCACGCCGACGACCCGCATGGAGACGGAGACGGTGAGCGCGGCCATGACGGCCACCAGCACGTTCAGCGCGCGCACCGGCAGGCCGGCGGCCCGGGCGAACTCCTCGTCGTGGCACAGCGCGAACAGGGCCGGCCGCAGCCCCAGCCCAGCACCGAGGACGACGACGGCGAGGCCCACCGTCAGCCACACGTCGAGGGTGGACACGGTGGAGATGGACCCGAAGAGGTACCCGGTCAGGCTTGCCGACGTGCCGCCCGCCAGCCCGATGAGCAGCACCCCACCGGCGATCCCACCGTAGAACAGCAGGGCGAGGGCGACGTCGCCGCTCGTCTTCCCGCGGGCGCGGACCACCTCGATGAGCACCGCCCCGACGATCGAGGCGACGACGGCACCGGGGACGGCGAGGGCGTCCAGGGGCGTCAGGCCGAGCGCGCCGCCCACCAGCCAGCCCATGGCCACACCGGTGAGGGCGACGTGCCCGATGCCGTCGCCGAGCAGCGACAGGCGCCGCTGGACAAGGTAGGTGCCCATGACCGGCGCGGCGACGCCGACGAGGAGGGCCACCAGCAGGGCGCGCTGCATCAGCGGGCTGCCCACCATCTCGGCGAGGGTCTCGAGCATGCTCACCACTCCACCTTCAGGTCGGGGGACCGCGTGCCGGGGTCGGCCTGGTCCTCGTGGGCGTGGACGTGGTCGTGACCCGCGGCGTCGTGGCCCTGCGCGGCCCGGGGCGGCGCGCCGTCGTGCACCACACGGCCGTGCCGCAGGACGACGGCGCGCTGCACCAGACCGGCAAGCTCACCGAGCTCGTGCAGCACGATGAGCATGGTGGTGCCGCGGGCGCGCAGGTCCGTCAGGGTGCCGGCCAGGGCCTCCTTCGAGCGGCGGTCGATGCCGGCCAGGGGCTCGTCGAGGATGAGCAGCTCGGGCTCGCGGACCAGGGCGCGGGCGATGAGGACCCGCTGCTGCTGCCCGCCGGAGAAGACGTGGACGCCGTCGTGGGCGCGGTCGGCGAGCCCCACCTGGTCCAGCGCGGCCAGGGCTCGGGCCCGGGCGCCCGCGCGCAGACGCAGCCGGCGCCCGTGGAGAACACCGGAGGAGACCACCTCGAGGGCGGTCGCCGGTACCCCGCCGGCGGCGGTGAGCCGCTGGGGCACGTAGCCCACCCGAGCCCACGGGACCCTGCGGGAGGTCACGTCCGCGCCGAAGAGCTCGGCCCGGCCGTTCGCGATCGGCACGACTCCGACCAGGGACTTCACGAGCGTGGACTTGCCGGACCCGTTGGCGCCGAGCAGCGCGACGGTCTCGCCGGCGGGGATCGTCAGGTCGATGCCGCGCAGGATGGTCGAGGAGCCCAGCACCACCGAGAGGTCAAGCGTGCGAACCGGGGCGGCCGCGGTGGCCGGCGGTGCCTGCGTGGGGCGAGGGCGGTGGGTCGTCACGCGCATCGCAGGCCTTCGCGCAGCGCCTGAAGGTTGTCCCGCATGATCTCCTGGTAGTCCTTCGTCTGGTCGAGCCGGCCGTCGAGGGGGTCGAGGACGGCGACCTCAACGCCCACCTCGCCCGCCAACGTCTCGGCGACGGCGGGGTTGACGAGCCGTTCGGCGAAGATGGTGGTCACGCCCTCCTGCCGGACGACGTCGGCGATCTCGGCGAGCCGGGCGGGGGAGGGCTCGGACTCGGGGTCGAGGCCCGAGACGCCCACCTGTGTGAGGTCGTACCGCTCCCCGAGGAACCCGTAGGCCTCGTGCGCGACGACGAGCGTGCGTGACCCGCACACCTCGAGTGCGGCCGAGAAGTCCTCGTCGAGCGCGGTGAGCTCGACGGCCAGATTCTCGGCGCGGGTGCGGTAGTCCGCGGCGTGGGCCGGGTCGGCGGCGGCCAGCTCGGCGGCCACGCCGTCGGCCACGTTCGCCAGGAGGGTGGGGTCGAGCCAGAAGTGCGGGTCCGCACCGCCGTGGTCGTGGCCGTGGCCGTGGTCGTGGGACTGCTCGGCATGGCCGGCGTCCGCGTCACCCTGGAGGTGGGCGGCGACCCCGGGGAGGGTCGCCACGTCGAGGACGTGGTCGGGGGTGGTCTGCTCGACTGCGTCGTCGACGGCGGCCTGGAAGCCGGAGAGGTAGAGGACCAGGCCTGCGGCGTCGAGCTGGGCGACGTCGTGCGGCGCGAGCTCGAGGTCGTGCGCGTCCACGCCCGGCGGTGTCAGGGAGGTGATCGACACGTCAGACCCGCCGACCCGCTCGGCCACGTACTGCAGCGGGTACACCGTGGTGAGGACGTCGAGCCGAGCCGCGCCGGGCTGGGCGCCCGCGCCGGGCGAGCAGGCCGCGAGGACGCCCGCGGCAGCCACTGCCGCGACGGCGGCAACGACAGCTGGGGTGGGCGTCTTCATGAGGACGATTCTCATTGCAGATGAGAACCGGAGTCAAACTCATCAGCGGTGAGAGGAGACACGCTCACGCCCCGGGTCGAGGCGCGCGGCCGCGGCGGCACCCTGGCCGCGCACACCGGTAGGTTGGAGGCCGCACGTGCGGGAACGGCCCGAGCCACCCGCCGGCGCACCCGTGCCAGCCGGGCACGGGCCCGCCCCTTCCGCCTGCACCCGCCAGGTGCGGGTTCTTTGAGAACCGGAGTGATCACACGTGGCCGCACCCTCGCGCCTGGACAACGTCATCAACCTCGCCAAGCGGCGGGGCTTCGTCTACCCCTCGGGGGAGATCTACGGCGGGACCCGATCCGCCTGGGACTACGGGCCGCTCGGCGTCGAGCTCAAGGAGAACATCAAGCGGCAGTGGTGGCGCAACATGGTCACCTCGCGCGACGACGTCGTCGGGCTGGACTCCTCCGTGATCCTCCCGCGCCAGGTCTGGGTGGCCTCGGGCCACGTCGGGGTCTTCACCGACCCGCTGACCGAGTGCCTGAGCTGCCACAAGCGCTTCCGCGCGGACCAGATGGAGGAGGAGTTCGAGGAGAAGAAGGGGCACGCGCCGGCGAACGGCCTGGCGGACATCGCCTGCCCCAACTGCGGCAACCGCGGTCAGTGGACCGAGCCCCGCGACTTCA
This window of the Georgenia yuyongxinii genome carries:
- a CDS encoding metal ABC transporter ATP-binding protein, with product MRVTTHRPRPTQAPPATAAAPVRTLDLSVVLGSSTILRGIDLTIPAGETVALLGANGSGKSTLVKSLVGVVPIANGRAELFGADVTSRRVPWARVGYVPQRLTAAGGVPATALEVVSSGVLHGRRLRLRAGARARALAALDQVGLADRAHDGVHVFSGGQQQRVLIARALVREPELLILDEPLAGIDRRSKEALAGTLTDLRARGTTMLIVLHELGELAGLVQRAVVLRHGRVVHDGAPPRAAQGHDAAGHDHVHAHEDQADPGTRSPDLKVEW
- a CDS encoding metal ABC transporter substrate-binding protein; this translates as MKTPTPAVVAAVAAVAAAGVLAACSPGAGAQPGAARLDVLTTVYPLQYVAERVGGSDVSITSLTPPGVDAHDLELAPHDVAQLDAAGLVLYLSGFQAAVDDAVEQTTPDHVLDVATLPGVAAHLQGDADAGHAEQSHDHGHGHDHGGADPHFWLDPTLLANVADGVAAELAAADPAHAADYRTRAENLAVELTALDEDFSAALEVCGSRTLVVAHEAYGFLGERYDLTQVGVSGLDPESEPSPARLAEIADVVRQEGVTTIFAERLVNPAVAETLAGEVGVEVAVLDPLDGRLDQTKDYQEIMRDNLQALREGLRCA
- a CDS encoding metal ABC transporter permease, with protein sequence MLETLAEMVGSPLMQRALLVALLVGVAAPVMGTYLVQRRLSLLGDGIGHVALTGVAMGWLVGGALGLTPLDALAVPGAVVASIVGAVLIEVVRARGKTSGDVALALLFYGGIAGGVLLIGLAGGTSASLTGYLFGSISTVSTLDVWLTVGLAVVVLGAGLGLRPALFALCHDEEFARAAGLPVRALNVLVAVMAALTVSVSMRVVGVLLVSALMIVPVATSQLLARSFTATMRGAMAVGVAVCVVGLSITYFVPLSPGATIVVLAIAVYAVTSILRPVLVRPARPHDPHLDVEDDVEVKEVV